GGCCCGCCATCTGATTACGGCCATCCTCGGCTATCGCTTCAACCAGCACATGACCGACGCTATTTGAAGGCGGCTCGACACCGAGCATCGCGGCAATCGTCGGCGCAATGTCGGAGGGCGTACATTCTCGATTGTACCTGCCGGAGCGCACCCCCGCGCCATAAATGATCACCGGCACATGCGTGTCGTAATGATAAGGCGAGCCGTGCGTCGCCGCCAGTTGAGCGCCCTCAAAGAAGAAATGATACGGCTTCGCGACCAGCCAGACGTCACCGGCGCGCTGGCGGTAGAAACCGTTCATGACTCGCCGCGCCAGGTCGCCCACGGGCATGCGGCCTTCGATGATCTGTGTGCGCGTGAAGGCGAAGGCCACGCCTTTCGCCGACAGCGCGGCGTCAGCGGCGATGCGCTCGACTTCCGCGGGCTCGGCTTTCGCTTGCGCCATCAGGCTATGATTCAAAAACAACTGATCGTTAGCGAAGGCGACGATCCAGTTTTCTCCCCCGAAACGGGCTTTGAGAGCCTGATTCACGGCCTGCTCGATGCCTTTGCTCGAAATGACTTCACTCGCATAGCCGCGCGTTTCCATCAACCGCGGAATCGGCCCGACGCCGTGGTCCCCGGTGACGGCAATCAGCGTGTTATTCATGCCGACGCGCTTATCGATGAACTTCAACAGCGCGGCCACCGTGCGGTCGAGGCGCGTGTACAGCTCGACGATCTCCTGGCTGTCCGGGCCATACGCATGACCAACGAGATCGGGCGACGAAAAGCTGATCGACAGCAGATCGGGGTAATCGTCGGCGCCGAGCGATTCTCCCGAAATCGCCGCCTCGGCAAAACTCTCAAGGTAATCGGCAACGAATGGCGTGTACTCGAATTGCGAATAGAACCTCGCGCCGGGTTTATCCAGCCCGCCGTTGATGGTGTAGGGGAAGTCTTCGCCGAGCGGGCGCTGCTGTTCGGCGATATGCGAGGGCTGTGCGCGGCGCAAGGCCTCAGGCGGCAGCGCGCGCTCCCACTTCGCGTTGAAGTACTTGTCGGGGCGCACCGTCTCATTGAACTTCTTGACCCAGGCGGGAAGCTCTTTGAAGTAATAATCGCTGGAGATGAAGCTGCCCGATGCCGGGGCATACCAGAAAGCGCCGTTCGGTTTGTGACCGCCCGGCAGGATGGCGGCGCGGTCTTTTTGCGACAGCGCGATGACCTTGGATTGAAAATTGTTCGACAGTCGAAGTTGATCGCCGATGGTCGTCCCCATCATATTGCGCGGGCTTGCCGAAGTCGCTTTCAGGTTCACGCCTTCGCCGGTGACGACGTGGGTTGCCGGGTCGGCGACCAAGGCGACGCTCTTGCCGGTCTCAGGGTCAATGATGATGTTGCCATTGACGCCGTTCATTGCCGGGATCGAGCCTGTGTGAACCGCCGCATGGCCGGCTGCCGTCACCGTCGGTATGTAATCGTAATTGGCATTCGTGAAGAACGCGCCGTTCATCAGCCGCTTGAAACCATCGTTGCCGAACAGGTCCTCAAAGCGTTCGAGGAAATCATAGCGGAACTGGTCAACCATGATAACGACGACGAGTTTCGGCCTCGCCCCGTATGACGCCGCCGCGGCCCGTGGCTGCCGTTGCGCGGCGGACAGCGGCGCCAGCGCGAGGGCAATCCAGCAGGCAGCAATTGACGGGGCGATAAGAGATCGAAGTCTTCTTTTGATCATTTTGCGGTCCCTCTCACAACCTGAGCAATGAACGTAGTTCATGGCGTCCGCGCTGTCAACCGAAGAGCGCGAGGGTGAGCCGCGTCAATTTTGTCATTGGCCGTACCGCGAACCGTAGTGTATAGTTCACCGCCACGAAGGGTGGGTTTTCCATGCACGCAGGAACGAGCCGGGCAGTTTATAAACTAAGACAAGGGAGACGTCATCGCCTGACGCGGCGGTGGTACATCATCATTGTCTGCGCGGTGATTCTCCTCCTCGTCGCAGGCGGCTTGTGGCGCTGGCGATGGCAGTCGCCAACGACAAAGGCGATGCGAATACTGGTGAGCCAGTTCGCCGCACAGCGTCCGGTCGAAGGCCGCCTGACCGGCGGTTTCAAGGGCGGTCGGTTCGTGCCGCCGACTGAGGGCGACAGGCCATCCGATGAAATGATCGCCGCCAGCCACCTGATTGATGAAGCGGCGCAGCGCGGTGAGCAGGGCGCGCGCCTGGCAAACGCGCGGTTGCTGTTGCTGGCTAACGAAAAGGGGTCGGCAATCCTCAAGGCTTTTCGCCAGGCGGTCGAGGCCGAGCCGGCGAGCGCCGCCGCCGCTAACGACCTTGGCGTCTGCCTGCTGGCGCGCGGCGAATTGGAGGACGCGCTGGCAACGTTCGATCAAGCTCTGCAACGCCAGCCCGAAATGCCCGAAGCCTTGTTCAATCGGGCGCTCAACTTCGAGCAATTGCAACTGCGCGACGCCGCCAGCGCTGACTACGCCCGCCTGCTAGAGATTGATACTGACCAGAGCTGGCGCGAAGAGATTCGCCGCCGCCTCGACGCCGTGTCCGCAGCCATCTCGCAGCAGAGCCGCTACAAAGAGACCGTCGCGGCGTTTGATCGCGCCTATGCCGAAAGGAACTTATCGGAAGCCTCACGCATTACCGACAATGATCCGGAATCCCTGCTTAAGCATGTCAGCACGACTTGTTTGCTCGAATACCTGAAAGCAGCGGTTGTCACCGAAAACGAAGTCAGCGAGCGTGAGTTAGGAAAAATCAAACTGGTCGGCGAACATCTGGAAGCGACCTTTGCGGATAAGTGCCTGCTCGATCTCGTCGCCTACCTACAGGGACTCTCTCCGGCGGAGACCGCCGCCGAACTGGCTCTGGCGCTTGAGTATGAAGAAATGGCTCGTACGGCGAGCCGAGACGCCACAGAAACATTGGGGATCGCGCTTAAGCTGAGCGGGCAGTTCAAAGCCAGAGGCAATCACTTTTATGAATACCTTGCAACCTTTCAAGCGGCGAATTCCAGCTCGCAACTCAGTCGGTTCGGCGACGCGATTGAGAAAATGAATGAAGCGTTGAAGATTGCCGAGGCATATTCCTGGCCTTTTCGTCACGCGCTCGGGCTAATAGAGGTGGGAAGGCTCTCTGCGCGGCTCGGCCAGGATTCGCTCACCCTCAACTACTGTAAAAGGGCGAACATCGAAGGTCACGGGAAGCCTTACGTGCAGTCAAAGACGATGCAGACTATGGCCAACGCCTACTGGCACCTCGGCAACGTGTCGCAAGGGCTGGAGTATCTGCGCCAATCGTCGCGACTTTTTCTGACCGACGCGCCGAGTCTGATCGATCTCGCCAGTAACACATTGCTGGCGGCGGACTTTTATCGTCAGACTGACCGTCCGGACCTCGCCCTGCATTACGCCCGCCAGGCATTGCATTACGCCGAGCAGAGCCCGCATCAGCCGGCGATTGCCCAGGCCGCTTCGTTCATCGCCCTGGAATTGGCACAACGCCATGAGTTCGGCGACAGCCAATCAGCGATGCGGAAAGCCATGGCCGCGCTCGCGCAGATTCCTGAGCGTCAACGGGCCTACACGCAATCGCTGGTATTGCTGCGCGCCGGCGACATCGCGGCGCAGCAAGGCAGCCTTGAGCAGGCCGAGTCGCGTTATGCTGAAGCACAACGCCTCGCCGAAAGCAGTGAAGAACAACCCTTACCGCTGCTCAAAGTGCTTAAGGCGCGGGCCGCGAGTTACACCCGCGCCGGGATCACGGAGAAGGCGCGGGCTGATCTCAAGCGCGCCATCGGGCTCATCGAAACGTATCGCAGTCGGGTCAGCGAACAGAGCAATCGCAGCGATTTTTTTGACGCCAGCCAGGATGTCTTCGATCAGATGATTCAGCTCGAAGCGCATGGCTTCGGCCAATCGGTCGTGGCTTTCAACCTGAGCGAACAGGCGCGGGCGCGGACGCTGCTCGACGACCTGGCAGCACCGACAAACACGGTGGCCACGCCAGGGTCCTCGCCATCGTCCCTCGCGGCGCAGGGTTCGGCCAACCCGCTCACACTTGATGAAATCCGCCGGCGGCTTCCCGCCGATCTGACCTTGCTTTCCTACTCGGTAAGCCGCACCGGAACCCTCCTCTTTGTCCTGACCCGCGACACCTTCGAGATGAAGGAAAGCGCGGCGACGACCGACATGCTCGACCGACTCGTGCAACAGTATGTCTCGTCACTCAATGAGCGTGCGCCATCTGAAGAGCTGGCCGAGCAATCGCGCCGCCTTTATGATTTGCTGATCGCCCCGGTTGCAACCCAGTTGGGCAGCGCCCGCCGGCTTTGTATCGCGCCTGACAAGGCGCTGCACCGCTTGCCGTTTGCCGCCTTGCGCGATCCCTCCGGGAATTATCTGCTTCAATCACATATCCTGATGGGCGTGCCGTCGGCTTCGACGCTGGTCTACTGCCTGGATAAGGCGGCGGGTAAGCGAGCGCTTGCGGATGAGCGTTTTCTGGCGGTCGCCAATCCGCAATTCAGCCGCGAAGATTATCCCGGCCTCGCGCTTCTGCCCGAAGCTGAGCGCGAAGCCCGCGCCAGCGCTGATTTCTATAAGCAGAAGGTG
The genomic region above belongs to Blastocatellia bacterium and contains:
- a CDS encoding alkaline phosphatase family protein translates to MIKRRLRSLIAPSIAACWIALALAPLSAAQRQPRAAAASYGARPKLVVVIMVDQFRYDFLERFEDLFGNDGFKRLMNGAFFTNANYDYIPTVTAAGHAAVHTGSIPAMNGVNGNIIIDPETGKSVALVADPATHVVTGEGVNLKATSASPRNMMGTTIGDQLRLSNNFQSKVIALSQKDRAAILPGGHKPNGAFWYAPASGSFISSDYYFKELPAWVKKFNETVRPDKYFNAKWERALPPEALRRAQPSHIAEQQRPLGEDFPYTINGGLDKPGARFYSQFEYTPFVADYLESFAEAAISGESLGADDYPDLLSISFSSPDLVGHAYGPDSQEIVELYTRLDRTVAALLKFIDKRVGMNNTLIAVTGDHGVGPIPRLMETRGYASEVISSKGIEQAVNQALKARFGGENWIVAFANDQLFLNHSLMAQAKAEPAEVERIAADAALSAKGVAFAFTRTQIIEGRMPVGDLARRVMNGFYRQRAGDVWLVAKPYHFFFEGAQLAATHGSPYHYDTHVPVIIYGAGVRSGRYNRECTPSDIAPTIAAMLGVEPPSNSVGHVLVEAIAEDGRNQMAGQR
- a CDS encoding CHAT domain-containing protein encodes the protein MRILVSQFAAQRPVEGRLTGGFKGGRFVPPTEGDRPSDEMIAASHLIDEAAQRGEQGARLANARLLLLANEKGSAILKAFRQAVEAEPASAAAANDLGVCLLARGELEDALATFDQALQRQPEMPEALFNRALNFEQLQLRDAASADYARLLEIDTDQSWREEIRRRLDAVSAAISQQSRYKETVAAFDRAYAERNLSEASRITDNDPESLLKHVSTTCLLEYLKAAVVTENEVSERELGKIKLVGEHLEATFADKCLLDLVAYLQGLSPAETAAELALALEYEEMARTASRDATETLGIALKLSGQFKARGNHFYEYLATFQAANSSSQLSRFGDAIEKMNEALKIAEAYSWPFRHALGLIEVGRLSARLGQDSLTLNYCKRANIEGHGKPYVQSKTMQTMANAYWHLGNVSQGLEYLRQSSRLFLTDAPSLIDLASNTLLAADFYRQTDRPDLALHYARQALHYAEQSPHQPAIAQAASFIALELAQRHEFGDSQSAMRKAMAALAQIPERQRAYTQSLVLLRAGDIAAQQGSLEQAESRYAEAQRLAESSEEQPLPLLKVLKARAASYTRAGITEKARADLKRAIGLIETYRSRVSEQSNRSDFFDASQDVFDQMIQLEAHGFGQSVVAFNLSEQARARTLLDDLAAPTNTVATPGSSPSSLAAQGSANPLTLDEIRRRLPADLTLLSYSVSRTGTLLFVLTRDTFEMKESAATTDMLDRLVQQYVSSLNERAPSEELAEQSRRLYDLLIAPVATQLGSARRLCIAPDKALHRLPFAALRDPSGNYLLQSHILMGVPSASTLVYCLDKAAGKRALADERFLAVANPQFSREDYPGLALLPEAEREARASADFYKQKVVLTGYAATKAKLLAELVNCDVAHFSTHCLVKEKTPWLAALLLAGVGKDEQLLRLQEFEKIGLLRARLVILSACQSALGQYYRGEGIVSLVRPFLAHGVPTVLASLWPVDSLATTTLMTDFHRARKQNGLLAAEALRAAQIKMLQSDSFNEPYYWAPFVVIGSSN